A genomic stretch from Aerococcaceae bacterium zg-1292 includes:
- a CDS encoding PLP-dependent aminotransferase family protein, producing the protein MIIPLTKDTPQPLYIQVYLQLKQWIIDGTLPHHAALPSKRQLAIENKISINTVMNAYDQLLTEGYIYSKERKGYFVATIDYQMVPISSNSTATAADNTNTSYQIDWSNSHVDSAIFPHKLLKKIYQQLLDNDWHSLIQSSPTQGDRALRNALQGYLTLSRGVPTNANQLILGPSSKYLLSILLRVLPGLRVVGVENPGYHQYFPLLTAHNIAIVPLPLDDEGLIVPQSENETIELIIVTPNHQFPTGRFMPLERRQQLLHWAYAKPNRWIIEDDYDSEYKYAGIPIPSLTQLDTQHRVIYMSSLSRTLASGYRVSFAALPQQLVPFYKQVAPQLSPSLNSITEKALTMFIHNQHLEKHLNRSRIFYKRKRDALMNAIYHLDKNAEITGYEAGLHILYRPSLTFNYQALMAKTRAERIKLTVLADYTINPSDEHYQTLFLSYSHISLDSIGSEFTRLWKIIKDCPL; encoded by the coding sequence TAACAAAAGACACCCCACAGCCGCTTTATATACAAGTTTACTTACAATTAAAACAATGGATTATTGACGGAACATTGCCTCACCATGCTGCACTACCGAGCAAACGACAATTAGCTATAGAAAATAAAATAAGCATTAATACTGTTATGAATGCTTACGACCAATTGCTAACCGAAGGTTATATTTATTCAAAAGAACGAAAAGGTTACTTTGTCGCAACCATTGACTACCAAATGGTACCCATAAGTTCCAATTCTACAGCAACTGCCGCCGATAACACAAATACTTCGTATCAAATCGATTGGTCCAATAGTCATGTGGATAGCGCGATTTTTCCTCATAAATTATTAAAAAAAATATATCAACAATTACTCGATAATGATTGGCACTCATTAATTCAATCCAGTCCAACTCAAGGGGATCGGGCATTACGTAACGCATTACAAGGATATCTCACACTGTCACGCGGTGTACCAACAAATGCAAATCAACTCATACTAGGACCCAGTTCAAAATATTTACTGAGCATCTTATTACGAGTCTTGCCCGGTCTTCGTGTTGTTGGCGTAGAAAATCCCGGTTATCATCAATATTTTCCATTGTTAACAGCACATAATATAGCCATTGTCCCCTTACCACTGGATGATGAGGGACTAATCGTACCACAAAGTGAAAATGAGACAATTGAACTTATAATCGTAACCCCTAATCACCAATTTCCAACCGGACGCTTTATGCCGCTTGAAAGGCGCCAACAACTCTTACATTGGGCCTATGCTAAGCCAAATCGTTGGATTATTGAAGATGATTATGACAGCGAGTATAAATATGCAGGCATTCCTATTCCCTCGCTTACACAATTAGATACCCAGCACCGTGTAATTTATATGAGTAGTTTATCACGTACCTTAGCCTCCGGCTATCGTGTGAGTTTTGCTGCTCTACCCCAACAATTGGTACCTTTTTATAAACAAGTAGCACCACAACTGTCGCCCTCACTAAATAGCATTACTGAAAAAGCATTAACAATGTTTATTCACAACCAACATTTAGAAAAGCATCTCAATCGGTCACGAATTTTTTATAAGAGAAAGCGTGACGCTCTGATGAATGCCATTTATCATCTGGATAAAAATGCAGAAATTACCGGCTATGAAGCTGGGTTGCATATTTTATATCGGCCTAGTTTAACATTTAACTACCAAGCTTTGATGGCAAAGACAAGAGCTGAAAGAATTAAATTAACCGTCCTTGCTGATTATACGATCAACCCTAGCGATGAACATTATCAGACATTGTTTCTCAGTTATTCACATATATCGTTAGATTCCATTGGTAGCGAATTTACCCGACTGTGGAAAATTATCAAAGATTGCCCGTTATAA